The following are encoded in a window of Psilocybe cubensis strain MGC-MH-2018 chromosome 4, whole genome shotgun sequence genomic DNA:
- a CDS encoding putative DNA-directed RNA polymerase I subunit RPA2, translating into MPDGSGRSLYKSTFNTLAREESFRNPPKDGSTYNILNEFVAPHIESFNALFDDSGLPSGDGDGRGLLNLCLKDIGERVIFDGSGRADSENGTGGWGNRMRVWIEQVTVARPMVPDKDRTATERKVFPTEARERLTSYRGRMTIKICWTDTSGQQHDTMKDCGLVPIMVRSVRCNLRSMSSADLVKHHEEPEEFGGYFVINGNERLIRYLILPRRNHVISLLRPSFTNRGPSYTQYAVQIRCVRPDQTSVTNTLHYLQNGSAMLRFTWRKQEYVIPIMLVLKALVGASDKEIFEGVMMQDYENTFLSDRVELLLRSFKMFTMHTGDQCLEYLGDKFRVILGLPEDWSNAAQGAWLIKKMILVHVESPRDKFRMLLFMLRKLYSLVSGACCADNPDSPQHQEVLLPGSLYGMIIKERMEDILNNIKSNIMADVRNGLAVDFNDKRYFLKALSKVNCDIGSKLANFLATGNLISPTGLDLQQASGFTIIAEKLNWQRYISHFRCIHRGAFFAELKTTTVRKLLPEAWGFLCPVHTPDGSPCGLLNHLSRSCRIVTSPLAVAHIPALLAAHGMTQAFTPSIDGRKNLCVQLDGRVIGWARPSIAQQLATNLRIWKTEGKLDVPLDLEIGLVPESKGGQYPGLYLFSTRARMMRPVKYLANGRDDQVGPFEQVYMDIACTPEEIEPNVSTHVEHEATNFLSILANLTPFSDFNQACSPRNIYQCQMGKQTMGTPSTALQHRTDNKLYRLQTGQSPVVRPALHNTYAMDAFPNGTNAIVAVISYTGYDMEDAMILNKSGHERGFAYGTVYKSQIVDLKDMRGASKSTASPTLHFGLGNDIPLSGEKMHPCLDFLDYDGLPHIGARLVSGNYIAAYVDDTTGRTKFVKYKGDEIGYVDQVRLLGSDAGDSELQKIHITLRITRAPVIGDKFSSRHGQKGVCSQKWPAIDMPFSESGMQPDVIINPHAFPSRMTIGMLVESMAGKAGAMHGLAQDATPFKFSEEDTAINYFGEQLVAAGYNYYGNEPMYSGITGQEFAADIYIGVVYYQRLRHMVLDKFQVRTTGPVDPVTRQPVKGRKRAGGIRFGEMERDALIAHGTSFLLQDRLMNCSDYSTAWVCRTCGSLISLGYDDISLGEMVVGNSGSLKPTGPGGEYCRVCRAAAEELEERERQALASGQSLQPPQADLRVAISSQHVLNRVSSKGGDLDVVAVPYVFRYLCAELASMGIAVSLEVR; encoded by the exons ATGCCAGACGGGTCGGGAAGAAGTCTATACAAATCTACTTTCAATACTCTTGCTCGTGAAGAATCTTTTAGAAACCCCCCAAAAGACGGCTCAACATACAATATCCTGAACGAGTTTGTCGCCCCGCATATTGAATCTTTTAATGCGTTATTTGATGATTCAGGATTGCCTTCTGGAGACGGTGATGGGAGAGGCCTTTTGAATCTTTGCTTAAAAGATATCGGAGAACGAGTCATATTCGATGGGTCTGGAAGAGCCGATTCAGAGAACGGTACTGGAGGTTGGGGAAATAGAATGAGAG TGTGGATAGAGCAAGTTACAGTAGCTCGACCTATGGTTCCTGATAAAGACAGAACAGCCACGGAGCGCAAAGTATTTCCAACCGAA GCTCGAGAACGTCTCACATCATATCGCGGTCGTATGACTATCAAGATTTGCTGGACAGACACCTCTGGCCAACAACACGATACAATGAAAGATTGTGGTCTTGTACCCATCATGGTTCGG TCGGTTAGGTGTAATCTGAGGTCTATGTCATCTGCAGATCTTGTCAAACATCACGAAGAACCTGAAGAATTCGGCGGCTATTTTGTCATCAATGGTAACGAGCGTCTAATTCGCTATCTCATTCTCCCTCGCCGCAATCATGTCATTTCCTTGCTTCGCCCTTCCTTCACCAATCGAGGTCCTTCATATACCCAGTATGCTGTTCAAATTCGCTGCGTACGTCCTGACCAAACCAGCGTTACCAACACCCTTCACTATCTGCAAAACGGTAGTGCCATGCTCAGATTTACATGGCGAAAGCAAGAATATGTAATCCCCATAATGCTCGTTCTCAAGGCCCTTGTTGGTGCTTCAGATAAGGAAATATTTGAAGGAGTCATGATGCAGGATTACGAGAACACCTTCCTGTCGGATCGAGTTGAGCTACTCCTACGCAGTTTCAAAATGTTCACAATGCACACTGGGGACCAATGTTTGGAATACCTAGGTGATAAATTCCGGGTAATTTTAGGTCTTCCAGAGGACTGGTCAAATGCTGCACAAGGCGCCTGGTTGATCAAGAAGATGATCCTGGTTCATGTCGAATCGCCCAGAGACAAGTTTAGGATGCTATT ATTCATGCTTCGAAAGCTGTATTCTCTGGTGTCCGGAGCATGTTGTGCTGACAACCCTGATTCACCTCAGCATCAAGAGGTTTTGTTGCCAGGAAGTCTGTACGGAATGATCATCAAAGAGCGTATGGAGGACATTTTGAACAATATAAAAAGTAACATTATGGCCGACGTCAGAAACGGTTTGGCAGTCGATTTCAATGACA AAAGATACTTTTTGAAGGCATTATCGAAAGTCAATTGTGACATTGGATCTAAACTCGCCAATTTCTTAGCCACAGGTAACCTTATATCACCAACCGGTCTTGACTTGCAACAAGCTTCAGGATTTACCATTATTGCCGAAAAATTGAACTGGCAGCGTTACATCAGTCATTTCCGATGTATTCATCGTGGTGCATTCTTCGCCGAACTCAAGACTACCACCGTCCGTAAATTGCTACCTGAGGCGTGGG GTTTCTTATGTCCAGTACATACCCCTGATGGGTCGCCATGTGGTCTCTTAAACCATTTATCTCGATCATGTCGAATCGTCACGAGTCCTCTTGCAGTTGCCCACATACCTGCTCTTCTTGCTGCCCATGGCATGACACAGGCATTCACCCCATCAATTGATGGTCGAAAAAATCTCTGTGTACAACTCGATGGTCGCGTTATAGGATGGGCCCGACCATCCATTGCACAGCAATTGGCTACCAACCTGAGAATATGGAAAACAGAAGGAAAACTGGACGTACCATTGGATCTGGAGATTGGACTCGTTCCGGAATCGAAAGGTGGTCAATACCCCGGACTTTACTTGTTTTCAACGAGAGCACGAATGATGCGACCTGTAAAATATCTTGCCAACGGTCGAGACGATCAAGTTGGACCGTTTGAACAGGTTTATATGGATATTGCCTGCACtcctgaagaaattgaaccgAATGTGTCCACGCACGTTGAGCATGAAGCAACGAATTTTTTATCAATCCTGGCCAACCTTACTCCATTCTCCGATTTCAATCAGGCATGT AGCCCTCGAAACATCTACCAGTGCCAG ATGGGTAAACAAACCATGGGTACTCCGTCGACGGCCCTTCAACATCGAACAGACAACAAGCTGTACCGGCTGCAAACCGGTCAAAGCCCCGTAGTGCGCCCTGCTTTGCACAATACATACGCCATGGATGCTTTCCCTAACGGTACCAATGCAATCGTCGCCGTTATTTCGTATACAGGTTACGATATGGAAGATGCCATGATTCTCAATAAATCTGGACACGAACGTGGCTTTGCTTATGGAACAGTATACAAATCTCAAATCGTCGATCTCAAGGACATGCGGGGGGCTTCCAAATCCACTGCTTCACCCACTCTCCATTTCGGTCTAGGTAATGATATTCCCCTATCTGGAGAGAAAATGCATCCTTGCCTGGACTTCCTTGATTATGATGGTCTTCCTCACATTGGCGCAAGATTGGTATCTGGAAACTACATTGCTGCCTACGTCGACGATACGACTGGTCGGACGAAGTTTGTCAAATATAAAGGCGATGAAATTGGATATGTAGATCAAGTACGCCTTCTCG GCAGTGATGCTGGAGATAGCGAACTGCAAAAAATTCACATAACATTGCGCATTACCCGCGCACCTGTTATCGGTGATAAGTTTTCATCGCGACACGGACAGAAAGGTGTTTGCTCTCAGAAATGGCCTGCCATAGATATGCCTTTCAGCGAGAGCGGTATGCAACCCGACGTCATCATCAATCCTCATGCTTTCCCCTCTCGCATGACAATAGGCATGTTAGTCGAAAGTATGGCAGGCAAAGCTGGAGCTATGCATGGCCTTGCTCAAGATGCCACGCCCTTCAA ATTTTCAGAAGAAGATACCGCGATCAACTATTTCGGAGAACAACTAGTGGCTGCAGGGTATAATTATTATGGCAATGAACCTATGTACTCAGGCATAACGGGACAAGAGTTTGCAGCAGACATCTATATCGGGGTCGTCTACTACCAACGATTACGTCACATGGTGTTGGACAAATTCCAAGTTCGTACAACAGGCCCTGTCGATCCAGTAACGCGTCAACCCGTCAAG GGTCGCAAACGTGCAGGTGGTATTCGTTTTGGAGAGATGGAACGAGACGCGTTGATTGCCCACGGTACATCTTTCTTGCTACAAGACAGATTGATGAATTGCTCGGATTATTCCACTGCATGGGTCTGCCGAACCTGTGGGAGCCTCATTTCTCTTGGTTACGACGATATTAGCCTTGGAGAGATGGTCGTAGGAAACTCGGGTTCACTAAAGCCCACTGGACCAGGTGGGGAATACTGCCGAGTTTGTAGGGCAGCTGCCGAAGAGCTGGAGGAACGCGAACGACAAGCATTGGCTTCTGGTCAGAGCCTACAACCCCCACAGGCAGACCTTCGGGTGGCAATCTCATCACAACATGTGCTCAACCGAGTATCATCAAAAGGCGGTGACCTAGATGTCGTTGCTGTACCATATGTGTTTAGGTATCTATGCGCAGAGCTGGCATCCATGGGTATCGCCGTATCCTTGGAAGTTCGATAG
- a CDS encoding Nucleoporin nup189, producing the protein MFGSTWGTQNTQPQQASAFGQPSAFGAAAPATNAFGSTSAFGQTQPQQGQQPQVNPMFGNITTPSSNTNTGAFGAFGGGNTANTGGAFGVKPATGFGAFGGGTSAFGSGATTGAFGQPANNATPASTSVFGQPSTNTTTSAFGGGTTSLFGGSKFGSTTNTNPTAPTVTTGTLNPPYNTVSEKDGTVTLQFQSISVMPAYVGYSFEELRVQDYAQNRKTATATGAFGQTAFGATQPSTSTLFGGQPQQPGQSLFGASNNTATPSAFGAFGQPAQPAATNPAPAFGGTGAFGQPQPQAQTSAFGTTTGAFGQPAQPQQQTSIFGTGGTSAFGNTANKPAFGTFGSGTGTGVFGGTGTSAFSSAQQPAQQPAQTTSIFGAAQPAATTQPSPFGAFGNTANAPKPSIFGTPATTTTTQPTTSAFGAFGSTPQQPTQPQQNTTPSIFGSGGSSLFSQPQQNQQQPAQTTSIFGGGQTTTPSLFGGNTNTGSSLFGGNQQAQQPQQQQGQQQQTNSLFGNMFNKPAQPTTSLFGGGQTQANTQPQTNSLFGSFGQSNQTNSLFGPKPAAPGLGGSLSGNQAVSTNLFGATSNNSGAQGSLTASINQPIGENLPIFSMLPPGPRLVDLEQNKRQAGFFVDLPTRSPVPRVQLGYSPASSKLRGYGSSPSLTSSTSGNSLLFASGKPGVLNLNKADSMSSSIGPDFLGRSGSPALGSGGRHSVKKVILDKKTEPIEVFVKTGSPGGLRTGKVTFSPALSIAAREKDAATATGPQVQDSPTPAPRPQAHKSPNRFTAPSTKEPTASSDADDQSSSTELGEGDYWVKPDLATLKKAGYDQLCAFEGLVVGRKGYGEIHFLKPVDLTGLPKLGSLLGEVVRFEDKECSVYPESDEAEKPLPGSGLNVESRISLERCWVTDKATREPLTDPNHAAVIKHLKRLKNMKGTHFTEFDMKTGTWTFTVDHF; encoded by the exons ATGTTCGGCTCGACGTGGGGGACGCAAAACACTCAGCCTCAACAAGCCAGTGCTTTTGGACAGCCATCTGCCTTCGGTGCTGCCGCTCCCGCTACCAATG CGTTCGGGTCCACCAGTGCTTTTGGCCAGACCCAACCCCAGCAAGGCCAACAACCTCAAGTTAATCCAATGTTTGGAAACATTACAACTCCAAGCAGCAACACAAACACGGGTGCCTTTG GCGCGTTTGGAGGCGGAAATACCGCTAATACAGGGGGGGCCTTTGGAGTGAAGCCAGCCACAGGATTTGGCGCGTTCGGTGGGGGGACTAGCGCGTTCGGCAGCGGTGCGACTACTGGCGCGTTTGGTCAGCCAGCAAATAATGCTACCCCTGCGTCCACATCTGTCTTTGGTCAACCATCCACAAATACCACTACTAGTGCTTTCGGTGGAGGTACAACCTCCTTATTTGGCGGCAGTAAATTCGGATCCACCA CCAACACAAATCCTACTGCCCCGACAGTCACAACAGGAACATTAAACCCTCCTTACAATACCGTATCAGAAAAGGATGGAACGGTGACCCTTCAATTTCAATCGATCTCCGTGATGCCTGCATATGTTGGATACTCTTTCGAG GAACTGAGGGTACAAGATTATGCTCAAAATCGGAAAACTGCCACGGCTACGGGTGCTTTTGGCCAAACTGCCTTTGGCGCAACCCAACCTTCCACCTCGACTCTGTTCGGAGGGCAACCTCAACAACCAGGGCAATCACTTTTTGGCGCATCCAATAATACCGCAACGCCTTCTGCCTTTGGCGCATTCGGTCAACCTGCCCAACCTGCCGCTACAAATCCAGCTCCTGCATTCGGAGGGACTGGCGCCTTTGGACAGCCGCAGCCACAGGCTCAGACTAGTGCTTTCGGTACTACTACTGGTGCTTTCGGACAGCCagcacaaccacaacaacagACTAGCATCTTTGGCACTGGAGGTACATCAGCGTTCGGAAACACTGCTAACAAGCCAGCGTTCGGAACATTTGGCAGTG GGACAGGGACTGGTGTTTTTGGTGGAACAGGAACATCAGCGTTTAGTTCTGCACAACAGCCTGCGCAACAACCTGCCCAAACTACCAGCATCTTTGGGGCTGCTCAGCCTGCAGCCACAACACAACCTTCCCCTTTCGGTGCCTTTG GAAATACGGCGAATGCGCCAAAGCCTTCTATCTTCGGAACTCCAGCCACGACTACCACTACTCAACCAACCACCTCTGCCTTTGGTGCCTTCGGCTCTACACCGCAACAACCGACACAGCCTCAACAAAATACAACCCCCTCTATTTTTGGTAGTGGTGGTTCCTCTTTGTTTAGTCAACCCCAACaaaaccaacaacaacctgCTCAGACGACCTCTA TATTCGGAGGGGGGCAAACGACCACTCCGTCTCTATTTGGTGGTAATACCAATACCGGGAGTAGCCTTTTTGGAGGTAATCAACAAGCTCAGCAGCCTCAGCAACAACAAGGCCAACAACAGCAAACGAACAGTCTCTTTGGAAATATGTTTAATAAGCCCGCTCAACCTACTACATCCCTATTTGGTGGTGGACAGACCCAAGCTAATACCCAACCCCAGACAAATTCGCTCTTTGGTAGTTTCGGACAATCGAATCAAACCAATTCGTTGTTCGGACCAAAGCCAGCTGCACCAGGACTTGGAGGTTCTCTTTCTGGAAACCAGGCCGTCTCAACAAATCTCTTCGGCGCAACTTCCAATAATTCTGGTGCTCAAGGTTCTCTGACAGCATCTATCAATCAGCCAATCGGGGAAAATCTTCCTATCTTTTCGATGCTGCCTCCTGGTCCCCGTCTGGTTGATTTGGAGCAAAACAAAAGGCAGGCGGGATTTTTTGTTGACCTGCCCACCAGATCTCCTGTTCCCAGAGTTCAGCTTGGCTACAGTCCTGCTAGCTCAAAGCTCCGTGGATATGGGTCTTCTCCTTCCTTGACCTCTTCTACTAGTGGAAATTCGCTGCTGTTCGCTTCTGGTAAACCAGGAGTACTCAACCTGAACAAAGCGGACTCCATGTCTTCCTCTATCGGCCCTGATTTCTTGGGTCGCAGTGGTAGTCCTGCTCTTGGAAGTGGTGGTAGACATAGCGTCAAAAAAGTCATTTTGGATAAGAAGACGGAACCCATTGAAGTGTTTGTCAAGACGGGCAGTCCAGGAGGCCTACGGACCGGGAAGGTCACGTTCAGTCCAGCGTTGAGTATTGCAGCACGAGAAAAAGATGCAGCAACAGCTACTGGTCCTCAGGTTCAGGATTCGCCGACCCCCGCCCCACGACCACAGGCTCACAAAAGCCCAAACCGATTCACAGCACCATCCAccaaggagccaactgcatcCAGCGACGCTGACGATCAGTCGAGCTCAACTGAACTTGGCGAGGGCGATTATTGGGTAAAACCCGATTTGGCGACCTTGAAAAAGGCTGGGTATGACCAGCTTTGTGCATTCGAAGGTCTTGTCGTGGGACGAAAAGGATATGGAGAAATTCATTTCCTAAAACCTGTCGACCTTACCGGATTACCCAAGCTTGGTTCTCTGTTAGGAGAAGTGGTCAGATTTGAGGACAAGGAATGCAGCGTGTACCCAGAAAGTGACGAAGCAGAGAAACCATTGCCTGGATCAGGACTCAATGTGGAATCCAGGATATCGTTAGAGCGATGCTGGGTGACCGACAAGGCTACGAGGGAGCCATTGACCGATCCCAATCATGCGGCGGTTATTAAACACCTCAAAAGATTGAAGAACATGAAGGGCACACACTTTACTGAATTTGATATGAAGACTGGTACATGGACATTCACCGTGGACCATTTCTGA
- a CDS encoding Respiratory supercomplex factor 2, mitochondrial, whose protein sequence is MKLLTDKQREDHAAASRKGALEGTLASGAVALAGSLWANKRWPAYRRLPLSLKTLGVIIIVAPCLSIQAERRGLEYERSQWEGEGLRILDEKEIQAIKRWDAMSLSQKIGDWSFRHQYSLIMGGWAGSLAIAGAIISRQKYQTYPQKIVQARMWAQGLTIGLLIVAGALTQSKRAAFSKESQNDHSWKDVLDQQERDRQQEAALLAASRNPAAVAA, encoded by the exons ATGAAG CTTCTGACCGACAAACAACGTGAAGACCACGCAGCTGCCTCCCGCAAAGGTGCCCTCGAAGGTACCCTTGCAAGTGGGGCGGTCGCCCTAGCAGGTTCTCTGTGGGCAAATAAAAGATGGCCTGCTTATCGCAGACTACCTCTTTCCCTGAAAACCCTTGGCGTTATCATTATTGTCGCACCATGCTTGTCAATTCAAGCTGAACGTCGCGGGCTCGAGTACGAGCGGTCTCAATG GGAAGGCGAAGGTCTCCGCATTCTCGATGAGAAAGAGATCCAGGCGATCAAGAGATGGGATGCAATGTCCCTGAGCCAAAAGATTGGCGACTGGTCCTTCCGTCATCAATACAGCCTCATCATGGGTGGATGGGCAGGCAGTCTTGCCATCGCAGGAGCCATAATCTCCCGTCAAAA ATATCAAACCTACCCACAGAAG ATCGTTCAAGCTCGTATGTGGGCTCAGGGATTGACCATTGGTCTTCTAATTGTGGCTGGAGCACTTACACAATCCAAACGAGCCGCTTTCTCCAAAGAAAGTCAGAACGACCACTCATGGAAGGATGTG CTGGATCAGCAAGAGCGAGATCGTCAACAGGAAGCAGCTCTATTAGCTGCATCTCGTAACCCTGCGGCAGTTGCTGCTTAA
- a CDS encoding Arginine-hydroxylase NDUFAF5, mitochondrial — protein MLSQSRLLHRAIRIQNARTYASISSTSPPPSINTVGPYQVFDRNVKRIQRDKSALRDGGERSRTVDYVRNEVAERMLDRFLDIKRNFDTILDLGSGPGHFSKLLETDKVQKSIMLDSSEATLQRDSDSEFEVKVQRIHGDEENLLQYISPNSQEAIVSCLSLHWVNDLPGTLVQIKEALKPDGLFLGAMFGGDTLFELRTSLQLAETEREGGISPHVSPMTDTRDISNLLGRAGFTMLTVDIDEVKVGYPTMWELMEDLQDMGESNAVIGRRNVIHRDTLTAASAIYKGAYTNYYKYPSAYAPGLSACAEMHGSEDGTIPATFQIIYMIGWKPSPTQPKPLERGTGKVNLKDVL, from the exons ATGCTTTCTCAATCTCGTCTCCTCCACAGAGCTATCAGAATTCAGAATGCCCGTACTTATGCTTCCATCTCCTCTACCTCACCCCCTCCAAGTATAAATACAGTTGGGCCGTATCAAGTCTTCGACCGCAATGTGAAGCGAATACAACGAGATAAATCTGCTCTTCGCGATGGAGGTGAACGAAGTAGGACTGTGGACTATGTTCGCAACGAAGTGGCTGAACGTATGCTGGATAGATTTCTG GATATCAAACGCAACTTTGATACAATTCTAGACTTGGGTTCTGGTCCCGGGCACTTCTCCAAGCTGTTAGAAACCGATAAAGtccaaaaatcaataatGCTCGATTCTAGCG AAGCAACTCTTCAGCGTGATTCTGATTCCGAATTTGAAG TTAAAGTACAACGAATCCATGGAGACGAAGAGAATCTTCTACAATATATATCTCCCAACTCCCAGGAAGCTATCGTGTCTTGCCTCAGTCTTCATTGGGTTAACGATCTTCCGG GTACCCTCGTGCAGATAAAGGAGGCATTGAAGCCCGATGGACTATTTCTGGGAGCTATGTTTGGGGGAGATACGTTATTCGAACTACG AACTTCTCTCCAGCTTGCAGAAACAGAACGCGAGGGAGGAATCTCTCCCCATGTGTCCCCAATGACAG ATACTCGTGACATATCCAATCTTCTTGGGCGGGCGGGATTCACAATGTTAACCGTGGATATTGACGAAGTAAAAGTGGGCTATCCCACCATGTGGGAACTGATGGAAGACCTGCAGGACATGGGTGAAAGCAACGCTGTTATAGGAAG GCGCAATGTGATCCATCGCGATACTCTAACGGCCGCTTCGGCTATATACAAAGGCGCGTACACCAATTATTATAAATATCCTTCCGCTTACGCTCCAGGGCTTTCTGCATGTGCAGAGATGCACGGTTCTGAGGACGGTACTATCCCAGCTACTTTTCAGATCATCTACATG ATCGGCTGGAAGCCTTCCCCCACTCAGCCAAAACCTCTAGAACGAGGCACTGGTAAAGTTAATCTAAAGGATGTCTTGTGA